One Ficedula albicollis isolate OC2 chromosome 15, FicAlb1.5, whole genome shotgun sequence genomic window carries:
- the IQCD gene encoding IQ domain-containing protein D, producing MATPRKAEIPLDTMKVLDPRQLKPDSTETERILTVLDETIVKLEITRLILRIIGSLERYAKMLGPEITSSLLEHQKLSMEVEQLLSSPGGEESRIAVEQRLKCSLRNILRLFLANPLLYHGLKYEVRLRESPADVFIKAFMEFRDFTLERLLTGPEEEKEKIRFLEDTSLQVEKNTEMISALQEELAEAIQTRDEEVKRKDETIENLKTTIENLAKGCKADIQQIMMEGEKQQKEDEEASHDRCARLKQDIERLRAHYNALVLKHRASEMVLRKEKCKTEREIQKWVQKYDTDMSEKQAAFEELQAAYKQEKEQLAVLMEKHALLLQEYTEIEEERRVLKEKEEEAARLEARRNEAATCIQAFWRGYLVRSVYKSKLKKAKGKGKGKGKK from the exons ATGGCAACTCCAAGGAAGGCAGAGATCCCATTAGATACCATGAAGGTGTTAGATCCACGCCAGTTAAAGCCTGATagcacagagacagaaagaatCCTGACTGTCTTGGATGAGACCATTGTTAAGCTGGAGATCACCAGGCTGATCCTACGGATTATTGGCTCCCTGGAGAGGTATGCTAAGATGCTGGGACCTGAGATCACAAGCAGCCTTCTGGAGCATCAGAAGCTTTCAATGGAAGtagagcagctgctctccagccctggaggtgaggAGAGCAGGATAGCTGTGGAGCAACGCCTGAAATGTTCCCTGAGAAACATCCTGAGGCTCTTCCTGGCCAACCCCTTGCTTTACCATGGACTGAAATACGAAGTTCGGCTGAGGGAGTCTCCAGCTGATGTGTTTATCAAAGCCTTTATGGAGTTCCGGGATTTCACGCTCGAGAGGCTCCTGACTGGTCCcgaagaagagaaggaaaagattcGATTCCTGGAAGACACTTCCCTCCAGGttgagaaaaacacagaaatgatcTCAGCTTTACAAGAAGAGCTCGCAGAAGCCATTCAGACTCGAGATGAGGAG GTTAAGAGGAAGGACGAAACAATCGAAAACCTCAAAACCACCATAGAAAATCTGGCCAAGGGCTGCAAGGCTGACATCCAGCAGATCATGAtggaaggggaaaagcagcaaaaagaggATGAGGAAGCCTCCCACGACAGGTGTGCCAGGCTGAAGCAGGACATTGAGCGGCTGAGAGCACACTACAATGCACTGGTGCTGAAGCATCGAGCCTCAGAGATGGTTCTCAGGAAG GAAAAGTGcaaaacagagagggaaattCAGAAATGGGTCCAGAAATACGACACAGACATGTCAGAAAAACAG gctgcctttgaggagctgcaggctgcctacaagcaggagaaggagcagctggccGTGCTGATGGAGAAGCACgcgctgctgctgcaggagtaCACCGAGATCGAGGAGGAGCGCAGGgtgctgaaggagaaggaggaggaagctgcACGGCTGGAGGCCAGGAGGAACGAGGCTGCCACCTGCATCCAGGCCTTCTGGAGAGGCTACTTGGTGCGCTCCGTCTACAAGTCAAAACTGAAGAAGGCCAAGGGCAAGGGCAAAGGCAAGGGCAAGAAATAA